The Thermoanaerobaculia bacterium region CGGCGAAGCGGACTGCGAAGCGACTCCTGGACGGGCCGTTCGGACGAAAGGCCGGATCCGGGAACTCAGGGGCGCTCGCCCAGGCGGCGCTTCTTGCCCTTGGCGGAGGGTGGCCGCAGGTCGACCGAGACCAGCGTCGGCGACGGCGCCTCGGGCGAGGCCGAGACCCGGATCGTCATCGTCCGGCCCTCGTGGAGGATCCGCACGAGGTGATCGCCGCTCTCCGGGAGGTCGTAGGCGCGGCCATCCCGCTTCTTGGCGTTCCAGGTGCCGGCCTGGCCGATCACCCGACCGTCGATCTTCACGATCGCCTCCGGCGGTTCGACGACGAACGAGAGCGCCATTCCGGTGACCATCATGCGGTCGATCCGCGGGTCGACCCCGGGACGGTCGACGACCGGTTCGTTCACCTCTTCCGAGGCCTCCTCCGGCGCCGGTTCCGATTCGGCAACGGCCGGCGCTACGACCGGCGGCGGCACGGGGGCCGGCTTCGGCCTCGCCGGCTCGCTCTGGGCTTCCTGGGCAGGCGTCTGAACCGGCGGCGCCGGCTTCGGTTCTGGCACCGCGGGCGGGGTCTGCACGAAGCGCTCGCCAGCATCCGCGACCTTCGACATCGCGCCAGGATCGCTCGCCGGTGCGTTGGTCGCCGACCTCGCGTCCGAGGAGTCCGCAGGGCTCCCCGGCGCGGCTTCGCCGGGCTTCGTTCCCGATGGGTCGGTCGTGGCGGCAACCTTCGTCTCCGCCTTCCCGGCCTGCTTCGCGGCGATCCATCGGCGCGTCGCGAGACCCCCCACCACGAGCGCCAGCACGAGCAGCGCCACCGCTCCGCCGGCGACCCAGAGCCCCGTGCGCGAGCTGCCACCGGTGGCGCCGGCAGCGGAACCGACGAGCGGCCGCGGCGGTACCGGTGGATGAGAGGCCAGCATTTCGGTCGGCGCCTGGGTGAACGACGACGGCATCGCAGAACCAGCAGCCCGCGGCGGCGCCGGCGGCGCGGCGGAGTGTGCCGTGACGGCATCCACCGCGCGCTCCGATGTCGACATCCGGCGGGTGGAGTCGGTCGGCGCGCCGGCATCTTTCGCCGCCGGGCTGTCGAGAATCGAGGCCGGAATCTCCTGCTCGCAGATCGCGAGATCGCGCGCCACCTCGCCGGCGGTCTTGTAGCGCTCGTCGCGGTCCTTCTGCAGCATCCGCTGCAGAACCCCTTCGAGGCGCGTGCCGAGCTCCGGGCGGTCGACCACGATCGACGGCGGATCGCGATGGAGGATCTGATAGACCAGGGTCGTCAGCGTCTCGCCCTGGAACGGACGCCGGCGCGAGAGCACCTCGTAGAGGAGGACACCGAGCGAGAAGATGTCGCTCCGGCCGTCGAGCTCGTCGCCGCGGATCTGCTCGGGCGACAGGTAGTGCGGCGAGCCGACGACCGAGCCGGTCATCGTCAGGTCGGAGGTCTGGTCCTTGAGCTTGGCGATACCGAAATCGCTGACCTTGACCGTGCCGGTAGCGGCGGAGATGAGCAGGTTCGAGGGCTTGATGTCGCGATGCACCACACCCTGGCGGTGCGCGTAGTCGAGCCCCTCGGCGGCCTGACGGACGAAAGCGATCGCCTCCCGCAGAGTGACCGGGGGATCGACCTCGAGGCGCTGCGCAAGGTCGCTACCCTCGACGCACTCGAAGGCGAGATAGAGGACACCGGCGTCTTCGCCGACGTCGAACAGCGCCACGATGTTGGGGTGCAGGAGCTTGCCGGCGGCGCGGGACTCGCGCTCGAGACGGCGCTTGCGCTCCTCCATCTCATTCGGGCGGCCGGCCTCGATCTTGACCGTCTTGATGGCGACACGACGGCCGATCTGGGGGTCCTCGGCGAGGAAGACCTCCCCCATCGCGCCCGCGCCGAGCATGCGCAGGATCTGGTAGCGGCCCAGCCGCCCGCCTTCGACGATCGGACTCAACGCCTGACATCTCCCGGGACATCGCCCGGCATCGACCCCGAGACAGCGCCGCTCTCGCGCTCCGCGATCAGCTGGCGGGCGCGCCCGAGGTCGTCCGCATGCACGAGGATGCGCACCTCACCGAGCTTGCCGAAGGTCGCGGGCTCCTGATGGAAAAGGAGCGACTCGATCTGCGACGCGATTCCTTCGGCCTCGAGGAATCCGGCGACCAGCGACGCATCCTCTTCGGTACCGACGGTTTCGACGATTTCCCAGTTGTCCATGGCTCTCGGCCCACCTGCGGCCGCCTCCTCTTGCCCCTCCATGATAGCGCCCTCCCGACCCGATCGGCGGATTCCCGGCGGGCGGGGGCGACCGCCCGGCTCAGCGCGGAGGACGACGGCGGAAGCGCTGATCCGCCTCCGCCTCGAAGCGGCCGGAAGCTCCTGCCCAGAAATGCCGCTCGACGCGGAAACTGCCGTGCCCGATCTCGATCCAGTGCAGGCTGTTGCGGCCGATTTCGGGCCCGCGCCCGCGGCTCGAGGCGGTCGTCCCGGTATGCAGGGCGAGGAATCCGTCTTCGCCCAGCGGGCGGAGCTCGAGCGTCTGGTGGAGGTGCCCTGAGAGCACCAGATCGACCCGCTCTCTCCCCCAACGCGCGATCGCCTCGCCGGCCCGCCAGGCCGGGTGCTCGCATTCGACTCCGGGCGGACGGACCAGGTGATGATGCGCGACGACGATGCGAAAGAGCGCCGCGGGCGCCGCTGCGAGCAGGGCATCGACCTCGGCGAGCCGCCGGCGGCGGATTCTGCCGCCTTTGAGAGCGAACGCCTGCGCCGTGTTGACGCCGGCGACCAGGAGCTCGTCGTCCCGGAAGACCGGTTCGAGCTCGCGGTCGAAGTGCCGCCGCCAGGCGCCGAACGGCGAGAGCAGCCGTTCCCAGACCCGATAGAGCGGCACGTCGTGGTTGCCCGGCACGGCGACGACCGGCGCGATCCGCGCCAGCTCGTCCACGAAGGCGCGCGCCTCGCGGAACTGCCGCGGCTTGGCACGGATCGTCAGATCGCCCGAGAGGATCACCAGGTCCGGCCGCCGCACCGCCGCGAGCTCCAGCACCCCCGCCGAGACCTCCGGCAGATGCTTCGGCCCGAAATGGATGTCGGAAATATGCAGAACGTTGCGCAGTGGGAACCCCAGCCGCGAACTCTAGCCTATGGAGCCATCGCGGCCGGAAAAGAAAGGAAAAGCAGAGGCTTCCAGAAAAGGAAAAACAACAAAGAAATGGACCGGTCCACCACGCAGGCGTGGCGGCTCGCGGCGGGCGGGATTCGAGCACCACAGAACGGAAGCTACGCCCCCCCGAGCGCGAGTCGCGCCTCCGCCAGAAGCTCAGCCCCCGCCACCTCCCCCCGCATCACCCGCACATTCTGCGAGGCCGACCGGGCGCACTCGGCGCCGCAGCCGGTGAGCAGCACCGGCATCGCCGGCGCCAGCGTCGCGAGACCGCGCGCCAGCGCCAGCCCGTCGTACTCGCGCATGAAGCGCGGCGCCACGACGAGGTCGACCTCGCCTTGCAGCTGCATGTATCTGCGGAAGGCCGCGAACCCGTTCGCGACCTCCACCACTTCGAGCCGCGCCGACCGGAGCGCCGCCGCGAGCCCCGCCCGCAACTGCACATCCAATTCCGCCAGGAGTACCCGCCGCACCGGACCCGCCGTTCTCTCGCTCACGAGAGAAGAGACAGGCACAAGCGGGTTGTGGAACAGTGCGCGGTGAAGTGGCGGAGTCGTCTCCCTGCAGCGGAGGCGCGGGGTTTTGGTATTCTGCAGCGAAAGCGAGGCCACAGAATGAAGCACTTCACAGCGGTCATCGAACGCGACTCCGACACGGGGCTCTACGTCGGTTGGGTCCCGGGCTTCGCGGGCGCGCACAGTCAGGGCGAGACGCTGGACGAGCTCCGCGCCAACCTGCAGGAGGTCGTCTCGATGCTCCTCGAAGAGGGCGGCCCTCGCCTCGAGAGCGAATTCGTCGGCACCCAGACCATCGAAGTGGCCTGAACTTTGAGCAAGCTGCCGGTCCTGAAGCCACGCGAAGTTGTGGCACTTCTCGGGAATTTGGGATTTGCAGAAGTTCGACAACGCGGGTCCCATCGCCAGTTTCGCCATGCCGACGGTCGCGGAACGACCGTGCCATTTCATCCCGGGCGCGATATCTCGCCGACATTGCTTCGCCAGATCGCCGGGGACATCGGACTCTCTGTCGAAGCCCTCCTGGGCGAGTGAGAGCCGAGGATCGACCGCCCGAGATGGCTGGGCGACGAGGAGAATCAATGCGACGGACTTCTACCTGGACTCGATGCACCGCAGCTGCGATCCGCACGGCGCTGGTCGTCGTCTTGGGCTCCCTTCCCGGCGCCGCGCTCGCGGCAGTCTGGACGAGCGGCGGGCCCTACGGGGGACCGGTCCGGCAGCTCCGGATCGACCCATCGACATCCAGCACGCTCTATGTCGCGACCAACCACGGCGGGATCTTCAAGTCCGTCGATTCCGGCAGCACCTGGGCGCCGATCAACACGGGGTTCGGCATTCTGGACACGCGGGACCTGGCGATCGATCCGATCACCCCGTCGACGCTCTACGTGGCGGCCTATGACAACGGGATCTTCAAGTCCACCAATTCCGGCGGCGCCTGGGTGTGGTCCGGCACCGGCTTGCCGCCCTTCTCGCGGGTCCATCGCCTGGCCGTGAATCCGACGACCCCCGGCACGCTCTACGCGGGGCTGCGGGGCGGCGGCGTCTGGAAGTCGATCGATTCCGGCGCGACCTGGGCCGAGGCGAGCACGGGACTGACCGACCTCTTCATTACCGATCTCGCCATCGATCCCGTGACGACCTCGACGGTCTACGCGGGGACGCGCAACTCGGGAATGTGGAAATCCACCGACTCCGGCGGCAACTGGGTCGCCGCCAACACCGGGCTCGCCGATCCGGTCATCGCTGCCGTGGCGATCGATCCCACCACCCCCGCGACCCTGTATGTCGGGACGAACGGCAGAGCATGGAAGTCCATCGACGCCGGCGCCACCTGGGTCCCAGCCGATGCGGG contains the following coding sequences:
- a CDS encoding serine/threonine protein kinase, which encodes MSPIVEGGRLGRYQILRMLGAGAMGEVFLAEDPQIGRRVAIKTVKIEAGRPNEMEERKRRLERESRAAGKLLHPNIVALFDVGEDAGVLYLAFECVEGSDLAQRLEVDPPVTLREAIAFVRQAAEGLDYAHRQGVVHRDIKPSNLLISAATGTVKVSDFGIAKLKDQTSDLTMTGSVVGSPHYLSPEQIRGDELDGRSDIFSLGVLLYEVLSRRRPFQGETLTTLVYQILHRDPPSIVVDRPELGTRLEGVLQRMLQKDRDERYKTAGEVARDLAICEQEIPASILDSPAAKDAGAPTDSTRRMSTSERAVDAVTAHSAAPPAPPRAAGSAMPSSFTQAPTEMLASHPPVPPRPLVGSAAGATGGSSRTGLWVAGGAVALLVLALVVGGLATRRWIAAKQAGKAETKVAATTDPSGTKPGEAAPGSPADSSDARSATNAPASDPGAMSKVADAGERFVQTPPAVPEPKPAPPVQTPAQEAQSEPARPKPAPVPPPVVAPAVAESEPAPEEASEEVNEPVVDRPGVDPRIDRMMVTGMALSFVVEPPEAIVKIDGRVIGQAGTWNAKKRDGRAYDLPESGDHLVRILHEGRTMTIRVSASPEAPSPTLVSVDLRPPSAKGKKRRLGERP
- a CDS encoding DUF2007 domain-containing protein, producing MDNWEIVETVGTEEDASLVAGFLEAEGIASQIESLLFHQEPATFGKLGEVRILVHADDLGRARQLIAERESGAVSGSMPGDVPGDVRR
- a CDS encoding metallophosphoesterase, which gives rise to MGFPLRNVLHISDIHFGPKHLPEVSAGVLELAAVRRPDLVILSGDLTIRAKPRQFREARAFVDELARIAPVVAVPGNHDVPLYRVWERLLSPFGAWRRHFDRELEPVFRDDELLVAGVNTAQAFALKGGRIRRRRLAEVDALLAAAPAALFRIVVAHHHLVRPPGVECEHPAWRAGEAIARWGRERVDLVLSGHLHQTLELRPLGEDGFLALHTGTTASSRGRGPEIGRNSLHWIEIGHGSFRVERHFWAGASGRFEAEADQRFRRRPPR
- a CDS encoding type II toxin-antitoxin system HicB family antitoxin encodes the protein MKHFTAVIERDSDTGLYVGWVPGFAGAHSQGETLDELRANLQEVVSMLLEEGGPRLESEFVGTQTIEVA
- a CDS encoding type II toxin-antitoxin system HicA family toxin, which translates into the protein MSKLPVLKPREVVALLGNLGFAEVRQRGSHRQFRHADGRGTTVPFHPGRDISPTLLRQIAGDIGLSVEALLGE